One segment of Hemitrygon akajei chromosome 15, sHemAka1.3, whole genome shotgun sequence DNA contains the following:
- the dctn4 gene encoding dynactin subunit 4 isoform X2, whose amino-acid sequence MATLLQLERVVYLVNGEKKLRLPLSQLYFCRYCHELRSLECVSHEVDSHYCPSCLENMPSAEAKLKKNRCANCFDCPSCMHTLSTRATSIPAPLPDDPAKTTMKKAYYLACGFCRWTSRDVGMADKSVASGGWQEPENLHAQRINKLLEYYHQLAQREKIERDRKKLVRRRNYMPLAFSDKYGLGTRLQRQRAGAPLISLSGSTLKDGEDHKDIKIEPAQALEEVEPLPEDYYTRPINLPEVTTLHQRLMQPDFQPISASQLHPKHKHLLIKRSLRCRKCEHNLSKPEFNPTSIKFKIQLVAVNYVPEVRILTIPNLRYMKESQVLLTLTNPVENLTHVTLLPCEESDPDDVCSTAKVTLPSKEIILAGKDAAAEYDELAEPQDFHDDPDVVAFRKSNKVGVFIRVTPQKESGDINISFKLRYDFRNPAGAIRPADEAELSAEVIWLTQHVDLRLGPLAA is encoded by the exons GTTGATTCCCACTATTGTCCAAGCTGCCTGGAGAACATGCCCTCGGCTGAGGCCAAACTGAAGAAGAACAG GTGCGCTAATTGCTTTGACTGTCCAAGCTGCATGCATACTCTCTCCACAAGAGCAACAAGCATCCCAGCACCCCTGCCCGATGATCCAGCCAAGACCACAATGAAGAAGGCTTACTACCTGGCCTGTGGTTTCTGCCGCTGGACTTCTAGAGATGTTGGCATGGCGGACAAATCTGTGG CAAGTGGAGGGTGGCAGGAACCGGAGAACCTTCATGCCCAGAGG ATCAATAAATTGCTGGAGTATTACCACCAGTTGGCCCAGAGGGAGAAGATTGAACGCGATCGGAAGAAGCTGGTCAGACGTAGAAACTACATGCCTCTGGCCTTTTCT GACAAGTACGGCCTCGGCACCAGACTGCAGCGGCAGCGAGCAGGGGCTCCTCTTATTTCCCTCAGCGGATCTAC GTTGAAGGATGGCGAGGACCACAAGGACATTAAGATCGAGCCTGCACAGGCATTGGAAGAGGTAGAGCCGCTGCCTGAGGATTACTACACCAGACCCATTAACCTGCCTGAGG TGACCACCCTTCACCAACGATTGatgcagccagattttcaacccaTAAGTGCTTCCCAGTTACATCCAAAGCACAAGCACCTCCTGATAAAGCGCTCACTGCGCTGCCGG AAATGTGAGCACAACCTGAGCAAGCCCGAGTTCAACCCAACGTCGATCAAGTTCAAGATCCAGCTGGTTGCTGT CAACTATGTTCCAGAGGTGCGAATTTTGACCATTCCCAATCTGCGTTACATGAAG GAGAGCCAGGTGCTGCTGACACTGACAAACCCGGTGGAGAACCTCACCCACGTAACTCTGCTGCCCTGTGAGGAGTCTGACCCAGATGATGTGTGCAGCACTGCCAAG GTCACGCTTCCTTCGAAGGAGATCATTCTGGCTGGGAAGGACGCAGCGGCTGAGTACGACGAACTGGCTGAGCCCCAGGATTTCCACGATGACCCAGA TGTGGTGGCCTTCCGGAAATCCAACAAGGTGGGTGTCTTCATTAGGGTGACCCCGCAGAAAGAGAGCGGAGACATCAACATCAGCTTCAAGCTGCGCTACGACTTCAGAAACCCAGCGGGAGCCATCCGGCCGGCTGATGAAGCCGAGCTGAGTGCAGAGGTCATCTGGCTGACCCAGCACGTCGACCTCAGGCTGGGACCCCTGGCCGCCTGA
- the dctn4 gene encoding dynactin subunit 4 isoform X1, producing the protein MATLLQLERVVYLVNGEKKLRLPLSQLYFCRYCHELRSLECVSHEVDSHYCPSCLENMPSAEAKLKKNRCANCFDCPSCMHTLSTRATSIPAPLPDDPAKTTMKKAYYLACGFCRWTSRDVGMADKSVASGGWQEPENLHAQRINKLLEYYHQLAQREKIERDRKKLVRRRNYMPLAFSTHTIHVVDKYGLGTRLQRQRAGAPLISLSGSTLKDGEDHKDIKIEPAQALEEVEPLPEDYYTRPINLPEVTTLHQRLMQPDFQPISASQLHPKHKHLLIKRSLRCRKCEHNLSKPEFNPTSIKFKIQLVAVNYVPEVRILTIPNLRYMKESQVLLTLTNPVENLTHVTLLPCEESDPDDVCSTAKVTLPSKEIILAGKDAAAEYDELAEPQDFHDDPDVVAFRKSNKVGVFIRVTPQKESGDINISFKLRYDFRNPAGAIRPADEAELSAEVIWLTQHVDLRLGPLAA; encoded by the exons GTTGATTCCCACTATTGTCCAAGCTGCCTGGAGAACATGCCCTCGGCTGAGGCCAAACTGAAGAAGAACAG GTGCGCTAATTGCTTTGACTGTCCAAGCTGCATGCATACTCTCTCCACAAGAGCAACAAGCATCCCAGCACCCCTGCCCGATGATCCAGCCAAGACCACAATGAAGAAGGCTTACTACCTGGCCTGTGGTTTCTGCCGCTGGACTTCTAGAGATGTTGGCATGGCGGACAAATCTGTGG CAAGTGGAGGGTGGCAGGAACCGGAGAACCTTCATGCCCAGAGG ATCAATAAATTGCTGGAGTATTACCACCAGTTGGCCCAGAGGGAGAAGATTGAACGCGATCGGAAGAAGCTGGTCAGACGTAGAAACTACATGCCTCTGGCCTTTTCT ACACACACTATACATGTGGTG GACAAGTACGGCCTCGGCACCAGACTGCAGCGGCAGCGAGCAGGGGCTCCTCTTATTTCCCTCAGCGGATCTAC GTTGAAGGATGGCGAGGACCACAAGGACATTAAGATCGAGCCTGCACAGGCATTGGAAGAGGTAGAGCCGCTGCCTGAGGATTACTACACCAGACCCATTAACCTGCCTGAGG TGACCACCCTTCACCAACGATTGatgcagccagattttcaacccaTAAGTGCTTCCCAGTTACATCCAAAGCACAAGCACCTCCTGATAAAGCGCTCACTGCGCTGCCGG AAATGTGAGCACAACCTGAGCAAGCCCGAGTTCAACCCAACGTCGATCAAGTTCAAGATCCAGCTGGTTGCTGT CAACTATGTTCCAGAGGTGCGAATTTTGACCATTCCCAATCTGCGTTACATGAAG GAGAGCCAGGTGCTGCTGACACTGACAAACCCGGTGGAGAACCTCACCCACGTAACTCTGCTGCCCTGTGAGGAGTCTGACCCAGATGATGTGTGCAGCACTGCCAAG GTCACGCTTCCTTCGAAGGAGATCATTCTGGCTGGGAAGGACGCAGCGGCTGAGTACGACGAACTGGCTGAGCCCCAGGATTTCCACGATGACCCAGA TGTGGTGGCCTTCCGGAAATCCAACAAGGTGGGTGTCTTCATTAGGGTGACCCCGCAGAAAGAGAGCGGAGACATCAACATCAGCTTCAAGCTGCGCTACGACTTCAGAAACCCAGCGGGAGCCATCCGGCCGGCTGATGAAGCCGAGCTGAGTGCAGAGGTCATCTGGCTGACCCAGCACGTCGACCTCAGGCTGGGACCCCTGGCCGCCTGA